One window from the genome of Calliopsis andreniformis isolate RMS-2024a chromosome 12, iyCalAndr_principal, whole genome shotgun sequence encodes:
- the LOC143186245 gene encoding uncharacterized protein LOC143186245 — MRVKTVPRHRIVQNSENVKSVPEATTEDFEKSSNKDNKKASENMENTFDNINDCNWEAKRPADADLNKEKKKESLNFSTEALDMTIKRKVNHSRPFTRAIPYAAVTKRFSKSPDFVTSELSLNYYVLLPKENELNDNIFTLYRHNVNESYFIFSTYPFIKNSPFFAYTASFGIPCTYKCNYNLTQNQDFLLFKLALAHADNTTQRHSNHCPTNPPNCCQYSNQPLEKDTWRTTSEDKNNNTLPSRMDIGNYCSLAGPSNSEHAKLHKDESNACVDDNNDTTEVMNLCKKDCYEEDATNHSGDCDERLKDTFLYKIMTDPTFLESIQKHKQPKKFACQFCKQEFANDEELTEHMDVKKDESNQVVCCACRKTFAQKRYLRYHQRCHSERAKFTCDICTKKYTRLDNLTRHNTFHVNPDKFSCSYCEKTFARKDLLNKHLKCHDNKYRFYCESCQKYFKGPLTLDNHKKIFHSVT, encoded by the exons ATGAGAGTGAAAACAGTGCCAagacatcgaatagttcagaACAGCGAGAACGTCAAATCAGTACCGGAAGCAACCACTGAAGACTTTGAGAAATCGTCAAATAAAGATAATAAAAAGGCATCAGAGAATATGGAAAATACGTTCGACAATATAAACGATTGCAATTGGGAAGCGAAACGACCAGCTGATGCTGATTTAAACAAGGAGAAAAAAAAGGAATCATTGAATTTTTCGACAGAAGCGTTAGACATGACTATTAAACGCAAG GTGAATCATTCACGACCATTTACGCGCGCAATCCCATACGCCGCCGTGACGAAGCGATTCTCAAAATCACC TGACTTTGTTACATCGGAGCTGTCA CTTAATTACTATGTACTTTTGCCTAAAGAGAATGAA CTT AATGACAACATTTTTACTCTATACAGGCATAATGTCAACGaatcttattttatattttcaacatATCCTTTCATAAAAAATTCCCCCTTTTTCGCTTATACCGCCAGTTTTGGAATACCCTGTACATATAAGTGTAATTATAATTTGACCCAAAATCAA gattttcttttatttaaattagcTTTGGCTCATGCT GACAACACAACGCAGAGACACTCGAACCACTGCCCAACTAATCCACCGAACTGTTGTCAGTATTCTAATCAACCCTTAGAAAAGGACACATGGAGGACCACTTCCGAGGATAAGAACAACAAC ACATTGCCTTCACGTATGGATATAGGAAATTACTGCTCTTTGGCTGGTCCATCGAATAGCGAACACGCAAAACTCCACAAAGATGAATCCAATGCGTGCGTCGATGATAACAATGATACAACCGAGGTTATGAACTTGTGCAAAAAGGACTGTTACGAAGAAGATGCGACGAACCACAGCGGCGATTGCGACGAAAGGCTCAAAGATACTTTTCTCTACAAGATCATGACTGATCCAACATTCCTCGAAAGTATACAAAAGCACAAACAGCCAAAGAAGTTTGCGTGCCAGTTTTGTAAGCAGGAATTCGCCAATGATGAGGAGCTAACCGAACACATGGACGTGAAAAAGGACGAGTCGAACCAAGTGGTCTGCTGTGCGTGCAGAAAAACATTCGCGCAGAAAAGGTATTTGAGGTACCATCAGCGGTGTCACTCGGAGAGAGCTAAGTTCACCTGCGACATCTGCACCAAGAAGTACACCAGGTTGGACAATCTGACCAGGCATAACACGTTCCACGTGAACCCTGACAAGTTCTCGTGCAGCTACTGCGAGAAGACATTCGCGAGGAAAGATCTACTGAACAAACATCTGAAGTGCCACGACAACAAGTATCGGTTTTACTGCGAGAGCTGCCAGAAGTACTTCAAGGGACCGCTTACGTTAGACAATCATAAGAAGATCTTCCATTCGGTAACTTAG